The window TGCGGGGACGGTCTGCCGGCTTCATGGACCAGTAAAAAGACAAAGTAATGATGTTGGTTACCAATAATATCGCTACTAATAACAGTAACCACTTCTGCCTCGGAAATTTCGTCATGGTACTACAGGGGTTTCATCATATACGGGGTACGTACCCATAGGGTAGTCGGATGCCAATAATTGTTGTTGCGCGCTTTCAGTGGGTAAGGTTTTCTCCTCGTGCCACATTTTCATAATGGCCGTAGCATTCAGAATAAGGATAATAGCGGCCAGGCTAAGGGCCAATGCCGGCCTGGCAAGCAGCCGCACCAGGGGGCCGCCTGTATTTTCCAATTCCCGTTCCATCCGTCCCCGGAGACGGGTATAAAAGAACGCCGGAGCCTTGGCCCTTTGGATACCCTCCAGGCTGTTGAGCACCTCGTCGATCTCTTTGGGGTTGTTCGGCTTGGTTGACATGATGCTGTAATTTATGTAAACTATCTTATTTGACGATATCAGATTAGGAAACCTGCGAATATCAGTCCCCTTGCCGGGAATGTTTTTCCAGTATTTTCCGCAGGTTTTGCCTGGCCCGGAAAAGCAAGGATTCCACCGCCGAGACCGAAAGCCCCATGACCTCTGCAATTTCCTGGTAACTAAGCTCTTCTGCCTTGTGGAGGGTAAATGCTGTTTTTTGATTTTCAGGCAGCTGTTCAATAGCCTTGAACAAGAGGGCTGCCTGCTGCTTCCTGTCCAGCACCACCCCGGGATGATAAAAATCAACCGGGTCGTGCAGCAACTCATTGTCTGCCCCAAACAGGCTGGTCAGGAATGCAAACCGTTTCTTCCGCTTTTTGCTCCGGATATGGTCTAAAGCCTTGGTAGTGGTAATGCGGTAGATCCAGGTAGATAAGCGTGCATCTCCTTTAAACTGATCGATTGATTTGTATACCTGGATAAACACTTCCTGGGCTACATCTTCTGCATCAGGTTCGCTTTGGACCACGCCAAGGGCAGTATTATATACCATATCCTGGTAACTTTCTACCAACGTTTTAAATGCCAGCTCATCGCCCTGCCGGAGAAGTAGTATCAGTTCCTGCTCATTCAAGAAATCGCCCGTTTAGAGTTTGATGCTACAACTTACGAAATACTTCAGAATTACAACTGCCAGATAGTAACTCATTAAAATATGATAGCATTTTGCAGGGGCGCCATCATTTGGCTCCTGCTGCCAAAAGCGCCTGCCTAAACAGGATACAGCCTTTTAAACAGCCCGGGGTAATCTATCACGAAATAGTTTTCATCTACCGGTAATTCCGCTTTGAAATCGTCAAGGGCAAACGAATAATAATATTCATAAATCTTCGTGTATTGCTGCACCACTTTTTCCATCGTGAATGCCGGCAGCGTGATATACAGCACGTTTATAAATACCCGTTCCCGGTGGGGATAATCAATACGCCGGATGGGCAATGTATTTGTAAAAGGTGTAAGCGTGATGTCGATATCAATACAACCGGCGAGCTCTTCAACAGGCTTGTCATTGTCAAACCAGTTGCCTTTGGTATCGCTGTACAATTCCAGGTATTGAGTTGTATTATGGAGGTTGTTCACCCGGAAATGGCGTACCTGCCAGCCCTTATCCGTTTCTATGCGGTAGTGAATGGCAAAGGGCACATTGTCCATCACACCGGTAAGATGACTGTTAATGATATAGCCATTCTCCTGTTCCTGCCAGTGCAGGCATTCCATGCTTTTCCGGTCAAGCCCTTCCCATACAATGGTATTGGTAATATGCTCCACGGATTTTTTAACAATGACTGCTTAAAAATCATGCCATCTCACGGTTAAAAAAGAAGGCTGCCCCTGTATGGAAGCAGCCTGTATGAAGCCCCGCCCCCTGGTTATATTAATTATGGTATAGAAGTGGTAATGTCAATGTTGGCAAAAAACAGCGCTTCCGGATCGGCGGAAGTGATCACTACTTTACAATAAATAAAGCCGGCATATTCAAAAGAGAAAAGCTTTTGACGTTTGGCTTGCTTAACTGGTGTAAC of the Paraflavitalea devenefica genome contains:
- a CDS encoding putative glycolipid-binding domain-containing protein, with translation MEHITNTIVWEGLDRKSMECLHWQEQENGYIINSHLTGVMDNVPFAIHYRIETDKGWQVRHFRVNNLHNTTQYLELYSDTKGNWFDNDKPVEELAGCIDIDITLTPFTNTLPIRRIDYPHRERVFINVLYITLPAFTMEKVVQQYTKIYEYYYSFALDDFKAELPVDENYFVIDYPGLFKRLYPV
- a CDS encoding RNA polymerase sigma factor, whose protein sequence is MNEQELILLLRQGDELAFKTLVESYQDMVYNTALGVVQSEPDAEDVAQEVFIQVYKSIDQFKGDARLSTWIYRITTTKALDHIRSKKRKKRFAFLTSLFGADNELLHDPVDFYHPGVVLDRKQQAALLFKAIEQLPENQKTAFTLHKAEELSYQEIAEVMGLSVSAVESLLFRARQNLRKILEKHSRQGD